Genomic segment of Oryzias melastigma strain HK-1 linkage group LG21, ASM292280v2, whole genome shotgun sequence:
TTTGCATCGAGTGGAATCGCTCTGCTGTCGAGCCAGGAGAGGACATTGAAGACGAAGAGGTAGCGGCTTGGACATCACCTCTGTTACTCGCTGATGTACCTGAGGATTTGGTTTTGTTGGGTTTTGCAGGGGACACAGTACTAAAGTTAGGCAATGTGCCATGGTATGGCTTGGCTCCATGACTCTCCAAGAGTCTGACGATGTTAAAGTGTCCATACTTCGCTGCCACTTTAACTGGACTGCGGCCATATTTATCCAAGTggttgggatttgaacctttcTCAAGAAGCATTTTGACAACATTAGCATGCCCCTCTTGGGCAGCAATACTCAGAGCAGTTGCTCCCTGATGGCAGGCGAGGTTGACATCTATGCCGCTTGTTTCTAGGAGTCTTCGTCCAACTTTAGCGTGTCCCGTCCAAGCCACTGAATGCAGTGGCGGTCTTCCTTCTGAATCTTGTGCGTTAGGCTTTGCTCCGTGTTTTAAAAGTAAGTCTACCATCTCCACAGAGCCTCGCCACGAAGCCACATGAAGTGCCGTGCGGCCCTCAGAGTCTTTGGACTCCAGCGGCACGCCTCCTTTCTCTATGAGGAGGCTCGCCATGTCAAGGCGACCCTCCAGCACCAGGAGATAGAGCAGAGGTCGCCCCTCTGCATCTCGGACATCTGTGTCAGCCCCTCGCTTCATCAGCAGTTCTGCGACGTCAGTGTGACCCTCCAGGAAAGCGGCACTCAGTGCAGAATGCCCATCATAAGCCCTGTGGTCAATAGGAGAGCGTCTATCCAGAAGAAGTTTGACAGTGCTCCAATGACCTTCTTGGGCAGCCAGTATTAGCGGAGTCCGTCCTTCAATATCCATCTCTCCAACGCGCGCCATGCTGCCCTGTTCTGTCAAGGCAGCACAAACAGCACGGTGTCCTTCACAAGCAGCTGCATGCAGCGGAGTCCAGCCCAGGTCGTCCTTATGGTTCTCATCCAGGCCTCGATCCAACAAAGCTCGAACAACTTCAAGGCTGCCTCTTGCTGCGGCTAAGCAGAGTGCTGTTCTGCCCTCGCAGTCAATGGCATCCACAGCTGCTCCCCAGAAAAGCAACCGTGACACCGTCTTCATGTGGCCCATCGCTGCAGACGCCAGCAGGGGGGTAACAGCCGCTGCTGCAGAGACGCTCCCATCAAGTCCAGCTGTTTCATCCACATCAGCACCAGCTTCCAAAAGAAGTTCAACTACATCTTCATGGCCTTCGTAGGCAGCGAGAAGAAGAGGCGTCATTCCATCGTTGTCTCTGTGTCCTGGATCTGCTTTATGTTCTAGTAACAGACTCGCTACTTCACCGAAGCCTTGGATCCCTGCAGCTGAGGAGACGCAGAGGGCAGCGACCGACAGAGCTGTGCGTCCATCTCCATCTGCCAGGTTCACTTCTGCATTGTGGTTCAGCAGAATCTCCACAGCTTCATGATGCCCCATGTAGGCAGCAGCGATAAGCGGTGTCCGGCCCTTGCTATCTGCTTTGTTGACTTGAGCCCCGTAGTCCAGCAAGGTAAAAACGATTTCCTCATGACCCCCCCATGCAGCAGCTCTCAAAGCAGTTCGGCCTTCACTGTCACATCCGTTCACATCTGCTCCAGCATCCAAAAGCAGCTGGACAGCCTCTTGGTGTCCTCCCCAAGCTGCAGAGCGGAGTGCGGTCCAGCCTTCGCTGTCAGCATGCTCCATCATTCGTGCTGCCTTTTCCGGGTCCTGCTCTTTGGCCCAGTCAAGGAGGAGAGACAGCACTTGGACATGACCTTGACTGGAAGCTAAAGTCATAGGTGTTTGACCTTGATGGTCACAGATCAGTGGATCAGATCCATGTCTCAGAAGCAGTTCGGCAACCTTTTCGGATCCATCGAGAGCTGCTTTAGCAAGCAAAGTCTGTTGGTCTGCAGATCCAAGCTGGTCTACAGACAGCCCACTATCTAGCAGCTTTGTCACTGACAGACCACACTCAAATGGCTGTTGTAAACCAGCCCCTTCTTCACAAAGTGACAGCATTCCAACTTTGATGTCTGGATCTGATAAGATGACTCCGCTTCTCATGAGAAGCTGAGGCACGTTCTGACTGACGAGAGCAGGAAGCTGCGCAAGAGATGTGGCGAGGGCTCCGCTGCTGCTGGGGGGAAGAGGAGGCACGTCCGCCCACAGCATCCACAGTGCTAGAAGCGAAGGCTTATCCTTATGGTGACCTGAGCAGACCAAGTGTGCAGCGAGCTGACAAATGCTGTCAGCGCTTAAGTCAGGTCCTTGTAAACTGAGAGCCATGGCGAGCATAGTGTGACCATCGCTCCGGCTACAAAGGTACTTCTGAGTGCAGTACTTGACATCCGTTAGCCACTCTGCAAAGCTGGCATGAAAAAGCAATTTGGTGCACCCAGGTCCACTGATCATCAGAGGGGAAAGTGTTTGGAGTTTTTTCTGGAAGTCTTGGATGCTCAGTGAAGTGTCCTGAGTCCATACTGCTGTAAACAGCTGCAGGGATGTAAGGGGCTTTGGCGCAGCCAGGAGAACATTAAGAAGAGGCCTGACGTGGGCGAAAAGTCTCCGGGGAAACAGCCTCTGGCAGAGCCACAGGTAAAGGCCGTTGAGGGTTCCAGGGATGTCCCGGATCTCCCGCAGGCCCACCAGCGCAGCTGCCACACCGTCGAGAACCCTTTCGAGAAAAAGGAAGCAGCCACCGCTTTTGATGTGCAGCAGATTCAGCATGTCAGCGGTGTCCGGGGTGAGCTGACGGCGCAGCGCGGCGTCTTCGTCCAGCCGACAAAGAATGTACTGCTGCACGTCACGGACTGCAGGTGGCTTCCTCAGATCATCCAAGCAGAGCTTACGAAAACCTacaatacacaaaaacattgcTCTTTAAATAAAAGGCAAATTCAAGCAAGACCATTTATTACAATTATAACACACccttgaggggaaaaaatgagaCAAGATAATGTTGCATCTTCTAAATATGGCCAAAATACACCTTGTCTTCTAGTATAAAAGACTCTGGTACTTTCTAAAGTTCAGTCGCATTATGAAGACTCAAttaaacctttcaaaataaacatttcattgCCCTGTTGTGCCGGATGGCCACTCTATGTTTAGATCGAGGTCCACAACTTTCAAATCAACTAGTGCTTTCTAGTTGTGGTCCCCATCCCCCGGGCCGTCTGTGGGACAGTTTGTACAggaccacagaaaaaaaaacaaacaaaaaaaaaaaaaaacgctttacatttgtttagattttttaaatattctgattctaaagaaagtttgattttgaaaaGCTGCTAGATTCTCCCAACCAGATCCgacttattgtttttatgtcaagTCGATCGGTCacgtgacaaaaaaaactacattcttAAAGTAGTTACGCCGACCACTAAATTGAAACTCCCATGCtagcaaaattaacaaaaacaaacatatttggaaactttatttttcaaggaATAGAGGAAACGAGGAAATAAAAGAGTCTTAGacctcaaaataaaagagagctgtatttcacagacaaaaaccaggtgATACTGATTTATTTGTGATAGACGTTTCCTCTCACCgtaataataatgcataatatattcattgtgtgtggggtcatgggttgTGTGTCAAttagattgattgattgaatattCAGTAACTATTGTTATacgatgctgctaataaagttaccGAAATGGTTGATTCACACATCGGTATGAATTTATTTAGAGAATTCCAGTTTTAATGACCACTTGTTTGTACTTATCCATCGCACTTTAGGGGTCAGATTTTTTTGCTGCCACTTTGACAGTTATTGGAAaatctatatcacattttattgGTTCCTACATGAATTCTAGTGTACAATACAGTTTAAAGTGGCTGCATATATttcacagaggatgaagataatcTTTACCCTAAAAAATTAAGGGAAATTGAAAACtatagaaacatttttggatGAACACTTCAGCCACATACAACCCAGTTCAAGAAAATATAGCCTGACATCAAACCggtctgaaaaaggttggggatcACTGATTTATAGGACGGGTCACGAACGTTGCACACATACCTGAGAACATCTTGCACACAGCTTTGTTTTGGCGGCGGACAGAGCAGACCAGCAGCAGCCAGCTGGGCAGCAGGTGTTGGTTGGCAGCCAGCAGCTCGGCGATGGAATCGCTCTTCCCAACACCCTCACCTGGCTCATAGTCAACATCAAGCGCGTCAATGACCACCATCAGAGTCTGAGCCGGAGGAGGAAGTTCCAGCAGAGGCTCCAACACCGCTCTAGAGATTCGAGAGGAAGTTAACAATGGAGAATGGTTAGGGTTAAATAAAAGTGGATGACTGCATGGCAAACGAAAGATCTGAAAGAAGCTGCAGCATCAAATCTGATCAATTTTGCTTCTATGGAGGTGTTTGTATTCaaatttttattcagtttaaaaggataaaaacataatttatggAGAATTGTCGCTATCAACAAACCATTAGAAAGCACAAAGTGACAATCTGAAATCACATGACACCACACAGCACGCATCAGCTGCagtaaacacttttatttactgTGATTACAGCAAACCGACGCTTTTATTCTGGACAGTGATTAAGTAATAAAACACACCATAAAGCTATCCAtgtaaaacatttctaaacttGGCAGCAAGCTAAAGAAAAAGGCTTAACGGCCCTTTAAAAGCAAGTAACACCCACACACTGCTTTGATGTGAATGTGAGTCAGGTTAATGGAAGCTTTGAAATGCCCTGCTACACCCAGAACACGCTGATACACATGCAGGTTTAATGCAGGTCTGCACTCCGTTCTCAGCAGAAATTTCCTGACTCATGAGTGACATCCAGCTTTGAGACCCAGTTCTCTTTCTTCTCACCTCGTTTCAACAGGATCAGCGGGAGTTTTGTAAACAAAGACGAAAATTATGCAGTGAATAGAAGCACTTCAGGAGAActaacaccattttttttctgtaacccAATTTTATCTTACTAAATCCTAATACTTGAACTAGAGTTCAAAAGCAGTGAAGCCAAGCAGTCAATCTGCAGGAtcatcaaagtttaaaagttattttaatgcAGAAGTAAAAACCTCTTCAAGACTACATCTAGGTCATTGGAACGGCAGGGGTGTCTCTAAAAGCGCACTTGTTATCCAGTGTCCACACTGTTTCTACAAACCCAACTACTGCTGATGACTCCTCAGGGTAAAGATTGAGGAGACAGCAGTACTTACTGCATTTACTGGCTTAACGTATAATGGCCACTCATGACAAATTTGAGTCCATCCACCATATGTTTTAGAAATTAGGCTTCCTTCAACATGTGCTAAAGAAAGCAGAAATGCTGGTTAATCCACCTCTATGATTCAGACAAACATGGCTGCTGACTGGTCTGTCATGAAAGCCTCAGTAGAAATTGCAGTAGTTAGAGGCtaaacatcaaatcctgctgGATTTGGAAGTGCCTAACGGTCTTGTTTGGAGGACAGTCATCAGAAATGATCCCAACCTGACATGGATGGGtcacacaaacaaactcaaCACAGTGGTTCTGTAAGAGGTGCAGAGTCACTTACACAGTTATTTGATTAAATGTCAAGGAATAAACTGAAAGTCATCTATTGTATTTTGTCGCTTTAAGAGTGGCAGCAATAAAAtaagcataataaaaaaaaaatcatatatcaCTTGCACTTTTAATACAAGTCATTGTTATGggagaaatatatttaaaaaaatacaggaccAAGAACAGACATTTTGTCTTGACTAGCATAACACATTGGTGTATATTTTGGTTCATGAAACATAGGAGGAATCTAGAATATTAGCGCAAATACAACTCTGCCAGGCGTAAGACTGACcggtgcttcttcttcttctgcgttgctgtcagtagcaaaaactGATACATACCTctagtgccctctagtggttgttgttatttatttaaaaaaagtcacacctgagtataagtcgcagaaTTGGTCAAACTATGTGAAAAACCATGACTAAATAATTGTGACTTTTCAAGACATTATTGAACAAGTCAAAAATATATCTATTATTTGTTTATGGTCTTATGCTAATATGTAGCCTTATTTGTCCTACctataatgctaaaacaaaaaaaaaaactcccattaTCCTagaatacataaaatacataatacCAAAAGGGTTTAAGTAAACGGTGTCCAAatttggttttccagaaatcctgccttatccaCTGTTGAAtttctggatcaggtgtgtttagccaataatgAACTTCAATGTCACaaggttggaaaacatgtaggacatcattccctggatttggacacccctaaaTTATAATGAATTCTGTGTAACTTGCTGAAAAAGAAAACGTTTGGAGATTTATCAAAAGTGAGCATGGGTTTTCTGCTGATAATTAGGCTTAAGAAGTACAatgcaaacataaaaagtaGGTTAAAAGTTGAGTTGATAAGTTaatctgtttacattttaaattcaattacTGATCTGCCAGGATTTAGTTAAGCATTTCAAGCTAATCAGATGAAGACATAAACCCAGTAGCATGTTTGTTTGTCAAATCTTTGGCTACCAacgacaaacttttttttagtaacaaTGTTCAAGCTCAAAAGTTTGATGAATTATCTTAGAAGTTTTTACTTCATTaaaatggcttttatttttttcaagggtCAAATAAAATCGGTTTTGCCAAAACGCCAAAATACTTTGGATTTGAAACCAATCCAAAAGAACCAATAGTTGCAGTTTCTCAAAGAACCACTAGGGGNNNNNNNNNNNNNNNNNNNNNNNNNNNNNNNNNNNNNNNNNNNNNNNNNNNNNNNNNNNNNNNNNNNNNNNNagccgggataggctccggcacccccgcgaccccgaaagggacacagcggtcaagaaagtggatggtggatggattttaaattcaattacTGATCTGCCAGGATTTAGTTAAGCATTTCAAGCTAATCAGATGAAGACTTAAACCCAGTAGCATGTTTGTTTGTCAAATCTTTGGCTACCAacgacaaacttttttttagaaacaataTTCAAGCTCAAAAGTTTGATGAATTATCTTAGAAATTTTTACTTCACTAAAAtggcttttatttctttctagGGTCACATAAAATCGGTTTTgccaaaacaccaaaatattttgttggattttaaacCAATCCAAAAGAACCAATAGTTGCAGTTTCTCAAAGAACCACTAGGGGTTGGTTTCAAGGGGAAGGGAAGTCTTTAAAGACAGATATTTGACATTATTAGAGCTAAATGTTGTGTATCACCAAAACTTTAACCTTACTTTGACTCACCtatatgctcttttttttaacactatttaTGTATATTCTTTTATGCTGTGAGCGAATAATAGTTACCTTTCTCGTTTCAGAAACAGTTTAATGGCTATCTGGGGAACTGATTTGgctccatttatttatttttaataaacctgTTGAAAACAGAAGGTAGTGGAGGTCATCTGTTGGTACggatttaaaacagttttttttttcattgatgcacatttgtttagatttaCAATCCATTATTTGGCAAACCAAAACAGTGATGTCCGAAAGGTGAGGATAccttaaaatctaaaacaaaaacggGAATTTGAACtcatcatttattaaaataacatagtttaaagatttaaaacataaaagaggCTATTGTTATTAAATCACAAGAGCAGATTCTCCCAGTTTGTTATGACACCTTCAGCTtgaagattttatttgatttggagTCTAAGTataacattttttccatctgatTTCCTTAAGGATCAACAGACGGCTTTAATTTCTTTGACTCACCTCATTATCTTAACAGACTTGGCTTTTATTGGTCACATCCTGCAGTTAAGGGTAGATTTTCAAACCCTGCCCCGGGGTGACAGCTCCATTTGAAGTTCCAACAAGCTTATCATGTGCTTTAGTCATCTGATTAAACCAACACTCATCTCTTCCGGAGTtgc
This window contains:
- the ankrd50l gene encoding ankyrin repeat domain-containing protein 50: MSSSGFGSSSSLLQGRRFFCREWTLEKLRRCLDSRAASGTPPGLLVTGGPGAGKTALFTEVLWPTSKTGTTIGLAQRCLASHFCQREDQRSTVLWRFVLGLVEQLRASPFLSPGYEDVLNREAVVSALEPLSCQRNPDETFKRAVLEPLLELPPPAQTLMVVIDALDVDYEPGEGVGKSDSIAELLAANQHLLPSWLLLVCSVRRQNKAVCKMFSGFRKLCLDDLRKPPAVRDVQQYILCRLDEDAALRRQLTPDTADMLNLLHIKSGGCFLFLERVLDGVAAALVGLREIRDIPGTLNGLYLWLCQRLFPRRLFAHVRPLLNVLLAAPKPLTSLQLFTAVWTQDTSLSIQDFQKKLQTLSPLMISGPGCTKLLFHASFAEWLTDVKYCTQKYLCSRSDGHTMLAMALSLQGPDLSADSICQLAAHLVCSGHHKDKPSLLALWMLWADVPPLPPSSSGALATSLAQLPALVSQNVPQLLMRSGVILSDPDIKVGMLSLCEEGAGLQQPFECGLSVTKLLDSGLSVDQLGSADQQTLLAKAALDGSEKVAELLLRHGSDPLICDHQGQTPMTLASSQGHVQVLSLLLDWAKEQDPEKAARMMEHADSEGWTALRSAAWGGHQEAVQLLLDAGADVNGCDSEGRTALRAAAWGGHEEIVFTLLDYGAQVNKADSKGRTPLIAAAYMGHHEAVEILLNHNAEVNLADGDGRTALSVAALCVSSAAGIQGFGEVASLLLEHKADPGHRDNDGMTPLLLAAYEGHEDVVELLLEAGADVDETAGLDGSVSAAAAVTPLLASAAMGHMKTVSRLLFWGAAVDAIDCEGRTALCLAAARGSLEVVRALLDRGLDENHKDDLGWTPLHAAACEGHRAVCAALTEQGSMARVGEMDIEGRTPLILAAQEGHWSTVKLLLDRRSPIDHRAYDGHSALSAAFLEGHTDVAELLMKRGADTDVRDAEGRPLLYLLVLEGRLDMASLLIEKGGVPLESKDSEGRTALHVASWRGSVEMVDLLLKHGAKPNAQDSEGRPPLHSVAWTGHAKVGRRLLETSGIDVNLACHQGATALSIAAQEGHANVVKMLLEKGSNPNHLDKYGRSPVKVAAKYGHFNIVRLLESHGAKPYHGTLPNFSTVSPAKPNKTKSSGTSASNRGDVQAATSSSSMSSPGSTAERFHSMQSSQTSSTCHSLATVQTVPADSLSFIQQIQQHSLPRSRSRHSTLLPLGRSGMDSLHGSLQKQPKGSSSPAVCTVTATVHNCEMPQKGLTSGFKFQDKMSKQSSNLIQADRTAHAGGKWNSVMASLGIKPGQDMPLTGKNRESPPSDYPYRLQSPPQGGAWDSPPPKNSLSPVCYSFTPSPPCSALPEEVMFTMSTTDPQLNLKRAIKLQFEGPTSAALCKRETPL